Proteins from one Sabethes cyaneus chromosome 2, idSabCyanKW18_F2, whole genome shotgun sequence genomic window:
- the LOC128733611 gene encoding pre-mRNA-splicing regulator female-lethal(2)D isoform X2 has translation MLSQIFGKQKVPHKLYELQTVKDSETKLKQQYAESQRRERILARRLAVKEQEMQDFASQIAELKTAQAPGQAALRSALLDPAVNILFQKLKNELQQTKAKLEETQNELSAWKFTPDSNTGKRLMAKCRLLYQENEELGKMTSNGRLAKLEHELGLQKKYNEEVKKSQLELDDFLQEMDEDVEGMQSTIVFLQQELKSTKEEKEVLEKEVLQLRSYVNGSAISGSGGDDSTPMETDSDPASSLYLVNGNNNAKLKQSSSEQSESLLVYQNRTHCSGGNNSNPGLQLQNGGDELVNEQDQTIGGSGGNNNSRLSGNSNSSTVSNNKKANNRTAKTVGGKKRNYTEEQDDEGAAAGSEDEDDSGHYEEGSNNGKMLAPPDSVEPSQNHQQQPHEEEQIIASSNKRMTRSGKGKAPPKATVSVKKLRRASVLSAEPADDDDAAEGFAPNGAN, from the exons ACGAACTACAAACCGTAAAGGATTCGGAAACAAAACTCAAACAACAGTATGCCGAATCTCAGCGTCGCGAACGGATCCTTGCACGGCGGCTCGCCGTCAAGGAACAGGAAATGCAAGATTTTGCC AGCCAAATTGCCGAGCTTAAAACCGCCCAAGCACCGGGCCAGGCAGCCCTTCGTTCAGCCCTGCTCGATCCTGCCGTTAATATCCTCTTTCAGAAGCTCAAGAACGAGCTGCAGCAGACGAAGGCAAAACTGGAAGAAACACAGAACGAGCTGTCGGCCTGGAAGTTTACCCCGGACTCTAATACGGGAAAACGGTTGATGGCCAAATGTCGGCTGCTGTATCAGGAGAACGAAGAACTGGGCAAGATGACCTCCAACGGACGGTTGGCCAAGCTAGAGCATGAACTTGGGCTGCAGAAGAAATACAACGAAGAGGTTAAGAAATCCCAGTTGG AGCTGGATGATTTCCTACAGGAGATGGACGAAGACGTCGAGGGCATGCAGAGTACTATCGTGTTTCTCCAGCAGGAGCTAAAGAGCACCAAGGAGGAGAAAGAGGTTCTCGAGAAGGAGGTGCTCCAGTTGCGGTCGTACGTTAACGGTAGTGCGATCAGCGGCTCCGGTGGGGATGATTCGACCCCAATGGAAACGGATTCGGATCCGGCCTCCTCGCTGTACCTAGTGAATGGAAATAATAATGCAAAGTTGAAGCAAAGTTCTAGTGAACAATCTGAATCTTTGTTGGTGTATCAAAATCGGACGCACTGTAGTGGTGGCAATAACAGCAATCCGGGTTTACAGTTACAGAACGGTGGTGATGAGTTAGTTAATGAGCAAGATCAAACGATCGGCGGCAGCGGTGGTAATAATAACAGTAGACTTAGCGGTAATAGTAACTCTAGTACTGTTAGtaataacaaaaaagcaaacaACAGGACTGCTAAAACGGTTGGTGGTAAAAAACGAAATTATACTGAAGAGCAGGACGACGAAGGGGCGGCGGCGGGTAGTGAAGACGAGGACGATAGTGGTCATTACGAGGAAGGGTCTAACAATGGTAAGATGTTGGCTCCTCCTGATAGTGTCGAGCCCTCGCAGAATCACCAGCAGCAGCCACACGAAGAAGAGCAGATCATTGCCAGTAGCAATAAGCGCATGACACGGTCGGGTAAAGGTAAAGCACCACCCAAAGCGACGGTCAGTGTGAAAAAATTACGCCGGGCTTCGGTACTTTCGGCAGAGCcggccgacgacgacgacgctgcCGAGGGGTTTGCGCCAAACGGGGCGAACTGA